The Thermomicrobiales bacterium genome contains the following window.
GAAGGGTGGAACGACCGCCTCGTTGATTGCGTTCCTCTTGCTCCATCAGCATGCAGACCAGCTCAACGATCGCGTGAGTCTGACTCTCGTCTCGGACGAAGAGAGTGGCGGTGCCTGGGGCGCGGCATGGCTTCTGGACAACCATCCGGAATATGTCGGTGATGCACTGCTCAACGCCGAACCTACCGGGCTCGATACCGTTTGGATCGGCGAGAAGGGCATCAGCTGGCTGAAGCTCGTCGCTGAAGGTGAAGCTGGTCACGGTTCGACCGGACGTGGCGAAAACGCGATCACCCGTCTGTCAGAAGCGGTTCTCGTTGCACGGACAATCTCAGATCTGGAGGGCGAGGCACCACATGATCTCGTCCCGGTTCTGGAAGAACAGGCGAAACGGCCGATCTTTGGTGGGGGACAACTGCACGGAGACCTGCTAACCCGCTGCTCGGTGAACGTCGGCATGATCCAGGGCGGGATTAAGACGAACGTTGTCCCACGTCGGGCCGAAGCCGAAGTGGATATTCGCGTCCCGCTTGGTGTCCTTCCGAGCGATGCCCGCGACGAGGTCACTCAAAGGCTCCGGGCAGCGGGACTGGCCGACATTCGCGTCGAGCCTGTCGAGCACCAGACGTGCCCCGCGACAGTGATCTCGCCAAACGACCTGCTCTTGAAGATCTTGAAGTCCAACGCCAAAGAATTGATTGGGTCGGAGCCGGCACCTGGTCTGTGCCCTGGTGCTACCGATGGACGGTTTTGGCGAGCGAGAGGAGTGTCGACAGTCATATACGGGCCGACCAGCTATCACATGGCCGAACCAGACGAATACATCTTCATTGACGACTTCCTGAACACCCTTCGAGTTCACTCCGCGACTGCCGTCGACTACTTGAACCTGTCGGCAACTGGCAAATGATCCGTTGATTGATCCGCTGCACGTTGATCGAACTGACGACGGATTGCTACGCACGAACGGCCTGAAAATGAGAGGTGTCACATGAACGAGCAGACAATCTTGGAACAACTGCGACGCGACGCGGCGCATGGCCTGATCGGACGACGATCGCTCCTGAAGCGGGCGATGGCCCTGGGGTTGGGTGCCCCTGTCATTGCTGGCTTGCTCGCCGCCTGCGGCGGTGATGACAGCGACGCAACTTCGACTACTGCATCATCAGACAGCACCAGCCCAACCGCAGAGTCTGGCGACGAGCCGTCTCCAACTGAAGCAAGCGAATCGCCGACGGAAGCCGGCGAGTCCCCAACAGAAGGCTCGACAGGCACAGCAGGTCGGGGTGAAGGCGACACGCTCCGCATTCTGAACTGGCAAGCCCCGACGAATCTCAATCCGCACTTCTCGCAGGGCTATCACAACTCTGCACCGGCGCAGATGGTCCTCGAGCCTCTTCTGATTGTCGACGCGGCGGGCGACATGGTGCCGATTCTGATCGAGGAGGTGCCTACGCTCGAAAATGGTGGCATCGCTGCCGATGGCAAGACCATCACGTTTACCCTGATTGAGGGGCTTGTCTGGTCGGACAACACGCCATTTACGTCCGACGACGCCCGCTTCACCTGGGAATGGGTGTTGGCACCCGGGTCGCAGGCAACATCGACTGAGACATTCGAAACCATCTCCGATGTCGAAGTCGTTGATGAGCGGACCTTCATCGTGCATTACGAGGAGCCCGATCCGGCCTGGTACAACGCATTCTCGCGTGGCCCAGGTCTTGGTGGCCAGATCCTGCCAAAGCACCTCCTGAGCGAATCAATGGGTGAGGAGTCTGTCAACGATCCCTTTAACCTCAACCCGATCGGTACCGGTCCATACAAGATCACGGAGTTTCGTCCGGGCGACGTCGTTCTCTACGAGATCAACGATCTTTACCGCGAGCCGGACAAGCCCTTCTTCAAGCAGGTTGAGTTCAAGGGCGGTGGCGATGCCCCGGCTGCCGCGCGAGCTGTGCTCTCGACGGGCGAGGTCGATTACGCCCCAAATCTGCAGGTAGAAACGCAGCTCCTGGAGCAGATGGAAGGCGAAGGCATCGGGAAGCTGGTTTCCACGTTCGCTGGGACCGTCGAGCAGATTCTCATCAACTTCGCCGATCCAAACACCGAGATAGACGGCGCGCGGTCTGAGCCATCAACTCAGCACCCGTTCCTGTCTGACATCGCCGTTCGGCAGGCTCTGGTTCTTGGTTGTGATCGGGAGACTGTCACAACCCAACTCTACGGCGCAACCGGCGAGGCCACAGCCAACGTCATTGCTGCACCGGCAAACTTCGTGTCGCCAAACACATCGATCACGTTCGATCCGGATGCAGGCGCTGCACTGCTGGAGGAGGCAGGCTGGACAGGTACTCCTCGCGCGAAGGACGGCGTTGAAATCAACATCCTGTACCAGACGTCGATCAATCAATTGCGCCAGAAGACGCAGGAGATCATCAAGCAGTCGTGGGAAGGGATGGGACTGACCGTACAGCTGAAGTCGATCGATGCAGCCGTCTACTTCTCGGCTGACGCGGGCAATCCGGACACATGGTCGCACTTTTACGCGGACGTGGAGATGGCGGCAATCACTACCAACCCGTTCCCTCAGCCGCTGATGCGGTACTGGCTCTCAGCCGATCCTGACGTCGATCTTCCACAGAAGAGCAATGGCTGGAGCGGCCGGAACTTGACGCGGTGGCAGAACCAGGAATTCAACGAACTCTACGATCAAGTCCGAACTGAGCTGGATCCGGCGAAGCAAGCCGAACTCTTCATCGGGATGAACGATCTGATTGTGGACGATGTCGCAACGATCCCACTCGTCCACCGTGCCACTCCCGCTGGGCAAACCATCAAGCTGGTTGGCAACAACCCCAGCCCGTGGACTGAGTTCACCTGGGACATCGCCAACTGGAAGATGGATGGCTAAGTCCTGCGGCGATGGCTGGTCCACACCAGCCATCGCCGTTCAGCGCTGCTCAATGGCGATCGTGTTCAGACTTGGTGTTTGAACGCGTGACCTTCGCGGAAGAGCTGTTACAGAATGTGAGTGAATGAGAGATGAGCTTGATAGAACCAGTTCCCGTTGGAGACCCATCGTTCCTGAATGCGCCTCGACTGGATGACCTCGGATCGCTTGATGCCGACATCGCGGTGTTCGGTGTTGTCGGTGGTCCGCCATACGATATGGAAGGCGCGAAGTACCCGGCCGGTGGTGCAACGCAATCGGTTCGCGCACAATCACAGATGTATGCGAACTTGACGACGCATTATGACTTCGACTTCGGCGGGTCGATGTTCGCTGACCGGGATGTGCGCATCGTCGATTGTGGCGACGTAGCAATGGAGCCGGGTGACTTTCAGAACAATACTGAGGTCACCAGGCATGTTACCGAATCGATCCTGGCACGTGGTGCGGTGCCGTTTGCAATCGGCGGCAGCCATGAGATTTCGATTCCAATTTTTCAGGCTTTCGCTGACCAGGAGCCGTTCTACCTTGTGCAGATTGACGCGCATTACGATTGGCGTGACGACGTGAACGGCGTCCGCGAGGGGTTGTCGAGTGTTATGCGGCGCGCGTCCGAGATGCCGCATGTTCTCGGCATGGCTCAAATCGGCTTGCGGGGTGTGGGAAGTGCGCGCCAGGAAGAAGCTGACGCCGCGCTGGCCTATGGGAAGAGTCTCATTATCGGTGCTGAGGAAGTCCATTCTGCCAGCATTGACAATGTCATTGACCGGCTTCCTGACCACGATCGCTATTACGTGACGTTCGATATTGACGGGATGGATCCGACCATTGCTCCCGCAGTTGGCACGGCTGCGTTTGGTGGACTGGGCTACTACGAGGCATTTCATGTGCTCCGAAGTGTGGCTCAGAAGGGCAAGGTAGTCGGGTTTGACCTTCCCGTCGTGCGCCCACACCTGGATGTCAGCAACCGCACCAGCTTGCTCGCTGCTCGCATGATGCTCAGCATGATCGGCTGGATGGCACACACAGGGCAGATCGGACAATCCTGACAACAGACGCTGGACTAGTCAGAACAGGAAGAGTGACGTGCGAGACCCACGATCGTATCTGCAGGACAGATTGCGCAGCAGTCGTGATGAGATCATTGAGCTTGTGCAGCACATGGTGCAGATCCCCAGCGAAAATCCGCCCGGAGACACAACCGAACTCTATGCATACGTAGCGGGCTATCTCGAAGAACGCGGCCTGAGCGTGGAAACCGTGGCGCCGCAGGCGCACCTACCGAACCTCGTAGCGTCATACACCGGTGCAAATCCCGGAAAGCATCTGGTGCTCAATGGCCATCTTGATGTTTTTCCGGCAGGCGACCATGCTTCTTGGTCGGACGATCCGTTCTCCGGTCTCGTCCGCGACGGGAAGATGTTCGGGCGCGGTGTGTCCGATATGAAGGTCGGCACTGCTGCGTCGATTCTGACCTATATCTACCTTGCAGAAGTACGCGACCATCTCAAGGGCACGCTCACCCTCACCGCCGTATCGGATGAAGAAACTGGTGGTAAGTGGGGATCGCAATACCTCGTTGACAATCGCCCGGATGTGCTCGGGGACTGCCTGTTGAATGGCGAACCAAGCACGCCAGGAATGGTGCGTTTTGGCGAGAAGGGCCCGCTCTGGTTGGCGATGAGTGTGAGTTCCCACGGGGGACACGGTGCCTATACCCACCAGAGCTCCAACGCGATCATTAAGGCTGCTGACATCATTGCTGATCTGAAGCATCTCACCGGACTGCCCATCTCAATTCCGCCCGCCGTAGATGCGAAGATCGAGGCTGCCCGCGCAGGCTTCGATGCGCACCTCGGTGAGGGTGCGACAGACACAGTCAAACAGGTGACACTCAACATTGGGATGATTAGCGGTGGCGTCAAGATGAACGTCATCGCGGCTGACTGCCGGGTTGAGGTTGACCTGCGCTGCCCAGTTGGCCTTTCATCATCAGAGTTGCTTGCGGCGTTCGAAGATGTCATCCGTAATTATGAAGGCGTGCAATACGAGATAGTCCAGCAAACAGAGCCTTCATGGAGTGATCCGGATCACGAGATGGTCGGAATTCTGCTCAATAATGCCGAGGCAATCCGCGGTATTCGTCCGAATCCCGGGATAAGTATTGGCGCGACTGATTGTCGGCTGTGGCGTGAGAAAGGGATTCCGGCGTTTGTTTACGGCCCAACGCCCTACAACATGGGCGCGCCAGACGAGTTTGTCACGCTGGATGACTTGC
Protein-coding sequences here:
- a CDS encoding arginase family protein translates to MSLIEPVPVGDPSFLNAPRLDDLGSLDADIAVFGVVGGPPYDMEGAKYPAGGATQSVRAQSQMYANLTTHYDFDFGGSMFADRDVRIVDCGDVAMEPGDFQNNTEVTRHVTESILARGAVPFAIGGSHEISIPIFQAFADQEPFYLVQIDAHYDWRDDVNGVREGLSSVMRRASEMPHVLGMAQIGLRGVGSARQEEADAALAYGKSLIIGAEEVHSASIDNVIDRLPDHDRYYVTFDIDGMDPTIAPAVGTAAFGGLGYYEAFHVLRSVAQKGKVVGFDLPVVRPHLDVSNRTSLLAARMMLSMIGWMAHTGQIGQS
- a CDS encoding peptide ABC transporter substrate-binding protein, with product MEQLRRDAAHGLIGRRSLLKRAMALGLGAPVIAGLLAACGGDDSDATSTTASSDSTSPTAESGDEPSPTEASESPTEAGESPTEGSTGTAGRGEGDTLRILNWQAPTNLNPHFSQGYHNSAPAQMVLEPLLIVDAAGDMVPILIEEVPTLENGGIAADGKTITFTLIEGLVWSDNTPFTSDDARFTWEWVLAPGSQATSTETFETISDVEVVDERTFIVHYEEPDPAWYNAFSRGPGLGGQILPKHLLSESMGEESVNDPFNLNPIGTGPYKITEFRPGDVVLYEINDLYREPDKPFFKQVEFKGGGDAPAAARAVLSTGEVDYAPNLQVETQLLEQMEGEGIGKLVSTFAGTVEQILINFADPNTEIDGARSEPSTQHPFLSDIAVRQALVLGCDRETVTTQLYGATGEATANVIAAPANFVSPNTSITFDPDAGAALLEEAGWTGTPRAKDGVEINILYQTSINQLRQKTQEIIKQSWEGMGLTVQLKSIDAAVYFSADAGNPDTWSHFYADVEMAAITTNPFPQPLMRYWLSADPDVDLPQKSNGWSGRNLTRWQNQEFNELYDQVRTELDPAKQAELFIGMNDLIVDDVATIPLVHRATPAGQTIKLVGNNPSPWTEFTWDIANWKMDG
- a CDS encoding ArgE/DapE family deacylase translates to MALDKSLILNSIEQRQAEFIDLCSKIVQIPSENPPGDTTELTSFISGILSQWGIEHTVLEPRPGNPMILASAGSDAGRHLVLNGHLDVFPADDPALWSTPPFSGLVEDGKIMGRGAADMKGGTTASLIAFLLLHQHADQLNDRVSLTLVSDEESGGAWGAAWLLDNHPEYVGDALLNAEPTGLDTVWIGEKGISWLKLVAEGEAGHGSTGRGENAITRLSEAVLVARTISDLEGEAPHDLVPVLEEQAKRPIFGGGQLHGDLLTRCSVNVGMIQGGIKTNVVPRRAEAEVDIRVPLGVLPSDARDEVTQRLRAAGLADIRVEPVEHQTCPATVISPNDLLLKILKSNAKELIGSEPAPGLCPGATDGRFWRARGVSTVIYGPTSYHMAEPDEYIFIDDFLNTLRVHSATAVDYLNLSATGK
- a CDS encoding ArgE/DapE family deacylase; this encodes MRDPRSYLQDRLRSSRDEIIELVQHMVQIPSENPPGDTTELYAYVAGYLEERGLSVETVAPQAHLPNLVASYTGANPGKHLVLNGHLDVFPAGDHASWSDDPFSGLVRDGKMFGRGVSDMKVGTAASILTYIYLAEVRDHLKGTLTLTAVSDEETGGKWGSQYLVDNRPDVLGDCLLNGEPSTPGMVRFGEKGPLWLAMSVSSHGGHGAYTHQSSNAIIKAADIIADLKHLTGLPISIPPAVDAKIEAARAGFDAHLGEGATDTVKQVTLNIGMISGGVKMNVIAADCRVEVDLRCPVGLSSSELLAAFEDVIRNYEGVQYEIVQQTEPSWSDPDHEMVGILLNNAEAIRGIRPNPGISIGATDCRLWREKGIPAFVYGPTPYNMGAPDEFVTLDDLLGTVHVHILSAFDYLTS